The Enterobacter huaxiensis sequence CATGAACAGATGAACCTGCGCGATGCGCTCTCTGCGTTTGTCGCCCGACAGTGCGAGGTGCTGCCCGTTTCGGACGCTCAGGGCGCACCGTGCGGCACTCTTCATTTTCGCGATCTGCTGGCCGGGGAGGTGACGCGTGAGGTACATGCGTGATCCGCTACTTTGGCTGGTAGCGCTCTTTATTGCTTTACTCTTGCTGATGCCGCACAGCGGCGGGCTGTTTAACGCCCTGTTTCCTGGACTGCCGCGCCCGGTCTATCAGCAGGAGAGCTTTATTAATCTGACGCTGGCGCACTTCTGGCTGGTGGCGGTCTCAAGCGTAATAGCCATTGTCATCGGCGTGGGGGCAGGTATTGCGGTGACGCGGCCATGGGGCCGGGAGTTTCGCCCGCTGGTGGAGACCATCGCCGCAATCGGCCAGACGTTTCCCCCCGTCGCCGTGCTGGCCATCGCCGTGCCGGTGATTGGGTTTGGTCAGGAGCCAGCCATTATTGCGCTGATTTTATACGGCGTGTTGCCCATTCTTCAGGGAACGCTGGCGGGCATGGCGGCAGTACCCGCGTCCGTGACGAGCGTGGCTGAGGGGATGGGCATGAGCGCCGGGCAAAGGCTTCGCAAGGTCGAACTGCCGCTGGCAGCACCCGTTATCCTTGCGGGGATCCGAACGTCGGTGATTATCAATATCGGCACGGCAACTATCGCCTCGACGGTAGGTGCCAATACGCTGGGGACGCCGATTATTATCGGCTTAAGCGGTTTTAACACGGCCTACATTGTTCAGGGGGCACTACTGGTGGCGCTGGCGGCGATCGTCGTCGACCGGCTGTTCGAGCGCCTGGCGCTCTGGCTCAGCCGACACCGCCACGAACGATAAACGAGTAACCTGCCAGCATCACGCCGCCGATTCCGCTTACGGCCATCAGAACAAAAAGGGTAATTACGGCCAGTTTGGTTGCCTTCATCATGTGCTCCTGTTGTTAACGGAACAATTATACGGTGAAGCGCAGCTGTTAATGAACCATTAAATGTCGTTACGGCTCATTTGGACCAAGCGTGTAGACGGGATAACCATGTTCACGCCATTCCGTCAGCAGCTGCTGCTGCGAGGCGGATGGCACCTCCCCACACCAGACGAGGAGCGTCTGGCCGTCGAAGAACTCGGGCCGTAGCTGAGCCAGAGAGTGCGCCAGCACATCTACCCGCCAGCCCTGCTGCGTGGCTATCCAGGCTTCAAGCCACAGGCGGGTGGTATCGTGGACGTTCCAGCCCACCACCAGAGCATCCTTGCCGCTCTTGTTTCTCGCCGAGGCAAGACAAACCGAAATATAGTTAATCAGCACGCCGTCGAGCATGCTGAGCAGCGCCTGCAGGGTCGACTGCTGGCACTGAAGGCGCCGACGGAGCGGGATAAAAAGGTGGGCGATCAGCGTTTGTGCGGGGTAGTCTCGCCCCTGGTCTTTAATCCAGCCGCGTAAACGCTGCAAATTACCGGCCTGCAAAAGCCGCAGCAGGGTTTCCTGCTGCTCGCGCCAGGCTTGCTGGGTGTCCGGGTCCTCCTGGCTTAGCAACGATTTCACTTTTCCGACCTGAACGCCGTTGTCGATCCAGCTTTTGATCTCGCGGATCCTGTCGATGTCCGCATCGTTAAAAAGACGATGCCCACCGTCCGTTCTCTGCGGTTTAAGTAATTCGTATCTTCGCTGCCACGCCCGTAGGGTTACGGGATTGATATCACAAAGGAGTGCCACTTCACCTATCGTGTAAAGCGCCATATTCGCCCCCTGGCTTGCGCGTCCCCAGGTTAACTGTAGACCCAGTTTGTCGAACCAGGAAATTTTGATTGTTTTTTGAACAATAAATGCGAAGCATGCGTTGCGTTCGGCAAAAGGTGTGATGGCGGACACGATTTACAGCTTTTTTGGACGGCTTCAAAGAAAGTTAATCCCCATCAGTGTATGTTACGCGTTTTTAGAACGTGCGGTTTCTGAGTATGTACGAGTTTAATCTGGTGCTGCTGCTGCTTCAGCAGATGTGTGTGTTTCTTGTCATCGCCTGGTTGATGAGTAAAACGCGCCTGTTTATTCCGCTGATGCAGGTCACCGTACGCCTGCCGCACAAACTGCTCTGCTACGTAACTTTTTCGATTTTCTGCATTCTCGGCACCTACTTTGGACTTCATATTGAAGATTCCATTGCCAACACGCGCGCCATCGGTGCGGTGATGGGCGGGCTGCTGGGTGGCCCCGTCGTCGGCGGTCTTGTCGGGCTAACCGGCGGCCTGCACCGTTACTCGATGGGCGGGATGACCGCGCTCAGCTGCATGATTTCTACCATCGTCGAAGGGCTGCTCGGTGGCCTTGTCCACAGCTACATGGTCAAACGCGGCCGTCCGGATAAGGTCTTTAGCCCGCTGACCGCAGGCGCAATAACCTTTGTGGCGGAGATGGCGCAGATGGCGATAATCCTGCTGATTGCCCGCCCGTTCGACGACGCGCTGCACCTGGTGGGCAGTATTGCCGCCCCGATGATGGTCACCAACACCGTTGGCGCGGCGCTGTTTATGCGCATTCTGCTCGACAAACGCGCCATGTTTGAGAAGTACACCTCGGCCTTTTCCGCGACGGCGCTAAAGGTTGCCGCCTCGACAGAGGGGATCCTGCGCCAGGGCTTTAACGAAGAGAACAGCATGAAGGTGGCGCAGGTGCTCTACAAAGAGCTGGATATTGGTGCGGTCGCCATCACCGACCGTGAGCGGCTGCTGGCCTTTACCGGCACCGGTGATGACCACCATCTGCCGGGCAAACCAATCTCCTCTGCCTATACGCTGCGCGCCATTGAAACCGGCGAAGTGGTCTATGCGGACGGGAATGAAGTGCCTTACCGCTGCTCGCTGCACCCGCAGTGTAAGCTTGGCTCAACGCTGGTGATCCCCCTGCGCGGTGAAAACCAGCGGGTGATGGGCACCATCAAACTCTACGAAGCTAAAAATCGCCTGTTCAGCTCGATCAACCGCACGCTGGGGGAGGGGATTGCCCAGCTGCTCTCCGCTCAGATTCTGGCAGGGCAATACGAGCGCCAGAAAGCGCTGCTGACGCAGTCAGAGATCAAGCTTCTGCATGCCCAGGTCAATCCGCATTTCCTGTTTAACGCGCTCAACACGCTTAAAGCCGTCATCCGCCGCGACAGCGATCAGGCCGCGCAGCTGGTGCAGTTTCTGTCGACCTTTTTCCGCAAGAACCTCAAGCGACCGTCGGAAATTGTTACCCTGGCCGATGAGATTGAGCACGTTAACGCCTATCTGCAGATCGAGCAGGCCCGTTTTCAGTCGCGTTTACAGGTGTCGTTATCCGTTCCGGACGAGCTGGCGTATCAGCATCTTCCGGCCTTTACCCTGCAGCCTATTGTGGAAAACGCCATCAAACACGGGACTTCCCAGCTTCTGGGAACGGGGGAGATCACCATTTCCGCCAGCCAGTTTAACCATCATCTGGTGCTGGATATCGAAGACAACGCCGGGCTTTACGTCTCTTCCGCCTCGGGCGGGTTAGGGATGAGCCTGGTCGATAAACGCCTGCGCGCGCACTTTGGCGACAACTGTGGGATCACCGTCGCCTGTGAGCCAGACCGATTTACCCGAATTACCTTACGACTGCCGCTGGAGGAAAACGCATGCTGAGAGTGCTGATTGTGGATGATGAGCCGTTAGCACGGGAAAACCTGCGCGTGCTGCTGCAGGAGCATAGCGATATCGAAGTGGTGGGGGAGTGTGCAAATGCCATTGAGGCCATAGGTGCCGTTCACAAACTGCACCCGGACGTGCTGTTCCTCGATATCCAGATGCCGCGCATCAGCGGGCTGGAGATGGTCGGTATGCTTGACCCGGAGCATCGTCCCTATATCGTGTTTCTGACGGCGTTTGATGAATATGCCGTCAAGGCGTTTGAAGAACACGCCTTTGACTACCTGCTGAAGCCGATAGAAGAGAAGCGCCTTGATAAAACGCTCACCCGATTACGTCAGGAGCGTACCGTTCAGGACGTCACGCTGCTGACGGAGCATCAGCCGCCTTTAAAATTTATTCCCTGCACCGGGCACAGCCGGATCTACCTTTTACAGATGGATGACGTGGCGTTTGTCAGCAGCCGGCTCAGCGGGGTATACGTGACCAGCGCGGAAGGTAACGAAGGGTTTACCGAGCTGACCCTGCGCACGCTGGAGAGCCGCACGCCGCTGATCCGCTGCCATCGCCAGTATCTGGTGAACATGGCGCACCTGAAGGAGATCCGTCTGGAAGAGAACGGCCAGGCAGAGCTGGTGCTGCGCGCCGGACAAACGGTGCCGGTCAGCCGCCGCTATCTGAAGAGTTTGAAAGAGGCGATTGGCCTGTAAAACTGGTACACTGCGCGGCATTGCAACATCGACAGTTAAAGGCACTCATGATTAGTAATGACATTCTTCGTAGCCTGCGCTACACCCTGAAAGCAAACAATAACGACATGGTGCGCATTCTTGCGCTGTCCGATATGGAAGCCACGTCGGCAGGTTTCGATACCTGGATGACCAAAGAGGATGAAGAGGGGTTTGTGCGTTGCCCGGACATTATTCTTTCGGGCTTCCTGAATGGCCTTATCTACGATAAGCGCGGCAAAGATGAGTCTGCGCCGGAGCTGGCGCTTGAGCGTCGGGTAAACAACAATACCGTGCTGAAAAAACTGCGCATCGCGTTTTCGCTGAAAACGGACGATATCGTGGCGATCATGACCGAGCAAAAATACCGCGTATCGGTGCCGGAAGTGACCGCCATGATGCGCGCGCCGGACCATAAAAACTACCGCGAGTGCGGCGACCAGTTTTTGCGTAATTTCCTGCGCGGGCTGACCCACCGGGTGCACCACCCGAAGGCGTAAAGGCGGTAGGGTGCGGCCTGATGCTCTCACCCCGACCCTCTCCCACGGGGAGAGGGAGAAAACAAAATGCCATAAAAAAAGCCGGAGATAATCTCCGGCTTTTTTGTTATTTCACCTGCTGACCCGGCTTCGCGCCTTCGTCTGGGCTTAACAGGAAGATATCCTTCCCGCCTGGGCCTGCAGCCATCACCATCCCTTCCGAGATGCCGAAGCGCATTTTGCGCGGCGCCAGGTTTGCCACCATCACGGTCTGACGACCAATCAGCACCTGCGGGTCCGGATACGCGGAGCGGATGCCGGAGAAGACGTTACGCTTCTCGCCGCCCAGATCCAGCGTCAGGCGCAGCAGCTTGTCAGAGCCTTCTACAAATTCCGCGTTCTCGATCAGCGCCACGCGCAGGTCGACTTTCGCGAAATCATCAAAGGTGATGGTTTCCTGAATCGGATCGTCTGCCAGCGGGCCGGTGACCGGTGCCGCAGCCGCCTTCACTTCCTCTTTGGATGCTTCCACCAGGGCTTCAACCTGCTTCATCTCGATGCGGTTATACAGCGCCTTGAAGGTGTTCACCTTGTGGCCGAGCAGCGGCTGTTGGATCGCGTCCCAGGTCAGTTCAGTGTTCAGGAAGGCTTCAGCGCGCCCGGAAAGCTGTGGCAGAACCGGCTTCAGGTACGTCATCAGCACGCGGAACAGGTTGATGCCCATGGAGCAGATAGCCTGCAGGTCCGCATCGCGACCTTCCTGTTTAGCGACAACCCACGGTGCCTGCTCGTCTACGTAGCGGTTTGCCAGGTCAGCCAGCGCCATAATTTCACGCACCGCTTTACCGAACTCGCGCGCTTCCCACGCTTCGCCAATGGTGGCCGCCGCGTCGGTAAAGGTTTTGTACAGCGCAGGGTCAGCCAGTTCAGCCGCCATCACGCCGTCAAAACGCTTGGCGATAAAGCCTGCGTTACGGGACGCCAGGTTCACCACCTTGTTCACGATGTCTGCGTTCACGCGCTGCACGAAATCTTCCAGGTTCAGGTCGATATCGTCGATGCGGGAAGAGAGCTTCGCGGTGTAATAGTAGCGCAGGCTGTCGGCGTCAAAGTGGTTCAGCCAGGTGCTGGCTTTGATGAACGTCCCGCGGGACTTAGACATCTTCGCGCCGTTCACCGTCACGTAGCCGTGCACGAACAGGTTGGTTGGCTTGCGGAAGTTGCTGCCTTCCAGCATCGCCGGCCAGAACAGGCTGTGGAAGTAAACGATGTCTTTACCGATGAAGTGGTACAGCTCGGCGTCGGAATCTTTCTTCCAGTACTCGTCGAAGCTGGTGGTGTCGCCGCGCTTGTCGCACAGGTTCTTGAAGGAACCCATGTAGCCGATTGGCGCATCCAGCCAGACGTAAAAGTACTTACCCGGCGCGTTCGGGATTTCAAAGCCGAAGTACGGCGCATCGCGGGAGATATCCCACTGCTGCAGGCCGGATTCAAACCACTCCTGCATTTTGTTCGCCACCTGCTCCTGCAGCGCGCCGCTGCGGGTCCACGCCTGCAGCATTTCGCTAAACGACGGCAGGTCGAAGAAGAAGTGCTCGGAGTCACGCATGACGGGCGTTGCGCCGGAGACCACGGATTTCGGCTCGATAAGCTCGGTCGGGCTGTAGGTCGCGCCGCACACTTCGCAGTTATCGCCGTACTGATCCGGGGATTTACACTTCGGACAGGTGCCCTTGACGAAGCGGTCCGGCAGGAACATGCCTTTTTCCGGATCGTACAGCTGAGAGATGGTGCGGTTTTTAATGAAACCGTTCTCTTTCAGGCGGCCGTAGATCAGCTCCGACAGCTCGCGGTTTTCGTCGCTGTGCGTGGAGTGATAGTTGTCATAGCTGATGTCAAAGCCAGCAAAATCAGTCTGATGCTCCTGACTCATTTCGGCAATCATCTGCTCCGGGGAAATCCCCAGCTGCTGCGCTTTCAGCATGATCGGCGTGCCGTGGGCATCGTCCGCACAGATGAAGTTAACCTCGTGGCCGCGCATTCGCTGGTAACGGACCCAGACATCAGCCTGGATATGCTCCAGCATGTGGCCGAGGTGGATTGAGCCGTTGGCGTACGGCAGTGCGCACGTTACCAGAATTTTTTTCGCGACTTGAGTCATAGTAGGCATTACTTCTTTTAACTGTGAAAAGGGTTTTTGATATTACCAAAAGGGGCATTATTAAGTAAGCACAAACCACGGCCTTTCAGGTAAACTTGTTCACCTAAGGTCTTATTCACAAGAACAAAGGAGTCGGGATGAGTTCTCAATCCCAGGCCAAATCACCGGAAGCCTTACGAGCAATGGTCGCCGGGACGCTGGCTAATTTTCAGCATCCAACCCTGAAGCACAATCTCACGACGCTGAAAGCGCTTCACCACGTCGCATGGCTGGACGATACGCTGCATATTGAGCTGCAGATGCCGTTCGTCTGGACCAGCGCCTTTGACGCACTGAAAGAGCAGACCAGCTCTGAGCTGCTGCGCATTACCGGTGCGAAAGCGATCGACTGGA is a genomic window containing:
- a CDS encoding ABC transporter permease gives rise to the protein MRYMRDPLLWLVALFIALLLLMPHSGGLFNALFPGLPRPVYQQESFINLTLAHFWLVAVSSVIAIVIGVGAGIAVTRPWGREFRPLVETIAAIGQTFPPVAVLAIAVPVIGFGQEPAIIALILYGVLPILQGTLAGMAAVPASVTSVAEGMGMSAGQRLRKVELPLAAPVILAGIRTSVIINIGTATIASTVGANTLGTPIIIGLSGFNTAYIVQGALLVALAAIVVDRLFERLALWLSRHRHER
- a CDS encoding protein YohO, encoding MKATKLAVITLFVLMAVSGIGGVMLAGYSFIVRGGVG
- the mlrA gene encoding HTH-type transcriptional regulator MlrA produces the protein MALYTIGEVALLCDINPVTLRAWQRRYELLKPQRTDGGHRLFNDADIDRIREIKSWIDNGVQVGKVKSLLSQEDPDTQQAWREQQETLLRLLQAGNLQRLRGWIKDQGRDYPAQTLIAHLFIPLRRRLQCQQSTLQALLSMLDGVLINYISVCLASARNKSGKDALVVGWNVHDTTRLWLEAWIATQQGWRVDVLAHSLAQLRPEFFDGQTLLVWCGEVPSASQQQLLTEWREHGYPVYTLGPNEP
- a CDS encoding sensor histidine kinase; this translates as MYEFNLVLLLLQQMCVFLVIAWLMSKTRLFIPLMQVTVRLPHKLLCYVTFSIFCILGTYFGLHIEDSIANTRAIGAVMGGLLGGPVVGGLVGLTGGLHRYSMGGMTALSCMISTIVEGLLGGLVHSYMVKRGRPDKVFSPLTAGAITFVAEMAQMAIILLIARPFDDALHLVGSIAAPMMVTNTVGAALFMRILLDKRAMFEKYTSAFSATALKVAASTEGILRQGFNEENSMKVAQVLYKELDIGAVAITDRERLLAFTGTGDDHHLPGKPISSAYTLRAIETGEVVYADGNEVPYRCSLHPQCKLGSTLVIPLRGENQRVMGTIKLYEAKNRLFSSINRTLGEGIAQLLSAQILAGQYERQKALLTQSEIKLLHAQVNPHFLFNALNTLKAVIRRDSDQAAQLVQFLSTFFRKNLKRPSEIVTLADEIEHVNAYLQIEQARFQSRLQVSLSVPDELAYQHLPAFTLQPIVENAIKHGTSQLLGTGEITISASQFNHHLVLDIEDNAGLYVSSASGGLGMSLVDKRLRAHFGDNCGITVACEPDRFTRITLRLPLEENAC
- the btsR gene encoding two-component system response regulator BtsR yields the protein MLRVLIVDDEPLARENLRVLLQEHSDIEVVGECANAIEAIGAVHKLHPDVLFLDIQMPRISGLEMVGMLDPEHRPYIVFLTAFDEYAVKAFEEHAFDYLLKPIEEKRLDKTLTRLRQERTVQDVTLLTEHQPPLKFIPCTGHSRIYLLQMDDVAFVSSRLSGVYVTSAEGNEGFTELTLRTLESRTPLIRCHRQYLVNMAHLKEIRLEENGQAELVLRAGQTVPVSRRYLKSLKEAIGL
- a CDS encoding DUF1456 family protein produces the protein MISNDILRSLRYTLKANNNDMVRILALSDMEATSAGFDTWMTKEDEEGFVRCPDIILSGFLNGLIYDKRGKDESAPELALERRVNNNTVLKKLRIAFSLKTDDIVAIMTEQKYRVSVPEVTAMMRAPDHKNYRECGDQFLRNFLRGLTHRVHHPKA
- the metG gene encoding methionine--tRNA ligase, whose protein sequence is MTQVAKKILVTCALPYANGSIHLGHMLEHIQADVWVRYQRMRGHEVNFICADDAHGTPIMLKAQQLGISPEQMIAEMSQEHQTDFAGFDISYDNYHSTHSDENRELSELIYGRLKENGFIKNRTISQLYDPEKGMFLPDRFVKGTCPKCKSPDQYGDNCEVCGATYSPTELIEPKSVVSGATPVMRDSEHFFFDLPSFSEMLQAWTRSGALQEQVANKMQEWFESGLQQWDISRDAPYFGFEIPNAPGKYFYVWLDAPIGYMGSFKNLCDKRGDTTSFDEYWKKDSDAELYHFIGKDIVYFHSLFWPAMLEGSNFRKPTNLFVHGYVTVNGAKMSKSRGTFIKASTWLNHFDADSLRYYYTAKLSSRIDDIDLNLEDFVQRVNADIVNKVVNLASRNAGFIAKRFDGVMAAELADPALYKTFTDAAATIGEAWEAREFGKAVREIMALADLANRYVDEQAPWVVAKQEGRDADLQAICSMGINLFRVLMTYLKPVLPQLSGRAEAFLNTELTWDAIQQPLLGHKVNTFKALYNRIEMKQVEALVEASKEEVKAAAAPVTGPLADDPIQETITFDDFAKVDLRVALIENAEFVEGSDKLLRLTLDLGGEKRNVFSGIRSAYPDPQVLIGRQTVMVANLAPRKMRFGISEGMVMAAGPGGKDIFLLSPDEGAKPGQQVK